The nucleotide window AAAGCCAAAGTCTTGTGCTAAAAAGCCAATATGTTTAGTCTCACATTGATTTGagaggagtatatatatatatatatatatagtctttTTACTTAAAGGTGCAAGCCTTTGGAGAGGaactgatgcagattcttcaccaaactaggcttgttttattaggaataagcctagggttgggttgtatatgtgttgggccttcagtccatgtggtttggagtgtattggacCACTTttttgggtctaaaagagggactctaagattgagtatgggattactagttagtttcctattttcattagtttcctttttagttgggttttgatggggttagttagtttctaatttcagtactttttatttcctagtttctatttctagttttagtaactaaaggactttctattttgtaagtttctattttcagttttagtaactaggtgagtttctaatttgtagtttcctatttcagtttttggaaactaaagttagtttctattttatgtaatcccaatcattattataaataaaggagagctctcattagtagagCCACGATTTTAGTTTTGAAGAAAATAtgctgctgctgccgctggtCTCTGTTGGGGttgttctttgtgtttgatcaaggaagaagggcttggtgtttgatccagatGACTCCTTGctgcgtgaagtccaggagggttttacaattttttgttctctcttatttctcaaGTGTTTTACAAGCATTATTATTGTTCCACAGTCCAGGTATTTAGACATTtaattctgcccagaaattcttaattttcaCAATCGGTTTCTATGGTTTGAAGTACTTCTGGTTTCTGTTTTGGGCTATAATTTGGGTCGAACCATTCACTCCTTGGAGGCTTCCTTCGATCCAAGTATGAGGTCATTCTAACCTTGGTTATTGAAATATGAGTAATCTGATCCTATGTTAAATTCTGGTTTTTAGAAACCCAGGTTTCTACCTATCGACCTCTCATTGATTTGAGGAATCAGCCACATGGGGCTCAACTTTTGGTCGATTGTTAGACCAGATTAGAGGAGGATTCGAACTTGATTTGAAGATCATCAGACCAGAGATTTGGCTGATCTGACACTTTTCCCAATTTTGACCAATTGTATTAATCTGTCAAGATTCCAGATTTGTTTTGGCTGATTTGTTTCAGTGACCTTTTGTTGACTGATAATAAGTTATTATTATATGTTTGATGCTAGTTAGTCATATTTGTTAGCACAATTCTGTTATCTTGGCTGATCTATTTCAGTGACCTTTTGTTGACTGATAATAAGTTATTATTATATGTTTGATGCTAGTTAGTCATATTTGTTAGCACAATTCTGTTATCAGAAATTCTAGAATTCTGTGTTGATTATTTCTGAACTGCTGTCTAGTGTGGATgaatattggttgttctttagtTTAAAAATCCTGCAGTTTGGGTctggtttgacttgtcaaatctagtcctacattaagtggtatcagagtatgTCCGAGAGCAACACCCTCACCCTAGCTTCTCTTATGGTGATGTTATAGAATATGGGGACTGAGATGAAGGCTGAACAACAAGCTTTGcggactgaattgaaggctAAACTGAATACAAGGTTGTTGACTGTAGAGACCCCACCACAACAGCCTACCGCTGATTCATATACAACACCCGAAGTGAAAGCCCTATTGAATGTAGCCGCTCAGTTGGctaacaggagagcaaaccctaatctgagagcatcACAGAAGATTCCTGTAgtgcaacctacttttgaagaacacGTAAGGGGTTACTTTGAGACTGAACGTCCCACATATCAGAGGtactctggagattcacagaaagtcaaattcgatctgaaggagtttgatggtagacatggtttaaagtatctccgataccgatatgataccctccgatacgtatcttaaatttagctgactgatacgatacacaccgatacgatacatgaaattttttaaatcctttcgtttcaatatatatcctacgatacatactgatatgcataaatacaccactgatacacatcgatacgatacgatatgcaccgataggactccatggaaaatataaaatagaggtaaaatgtacgtttcggtatgtattggtatgtatcggtcggtacatatcggtgagtatcggtacgtatcggtatgtactgatacagtgcgctacggtcatataatggccaagatgggtaatttttcagaaaacacgattttttgaggggtttttgttccaaagttgttgttagccatatttctctcaaactaaagtagaaatcaaggttggaaacaaggattttacatttatgggacaagtacaaaccttggattcttagtgcgatactctcaatttactgtttatgcataatacatgttatatataactttttttaactaattttttatgcaaaagtatataaaaaaatgttttctatccatttatgtatgtatctttagcgtatcttagcgtatctccgatacgatacgatacactccgatatgtatcttaattttggccgaccgatataacgaccgataccgatactttaatccttgatggtAGACATGActcccaattgttctatgattgggtagtagCTTTGGATGATTATTATGACTTGCCTGGGGAAcgaaagatgaaactagctcgtgcaaAGCTAGTTGAGGTTGCTTGTGATTGATAGGGaacctatgagctagagttggaagaccgtggtagagaacctactagttgggaggagatgaaactTGAGCTCTTTGacaaatacttgccacgcaacttcagagctcgcatacaagactagctgaactctcttcgtgAAGGGACTATGACTGTTGCagagtacatgaacaagtttgatgcactttacTCTCGCACAGgaataagggagaatgaaaggcaactaTTATCACGATTTCGACTGAGATTGCGAGCTGAAATCAACAAGGGAATTGGTGTTATTGATGTATTCTCCGTGagggattgctttgacaaggccctacgagaAAAGGAGTTTATAGCACAGTcaggtagaaggtttggttttcaaGATGGAGAGGTCACGAAGAATTTTCCAACCACTAAACCTAATAGTTCAGCACCCCTAAAAGCCACATTTACTCCACGGGATGATTACAAAGGAAAGACACCTATGTCAGGCAACAACAAGGTATAATGTTTTAATTGCCAAGAGgtaggacattttgctaagtcttgcccacataagcagagggttaatgcagtgGCTGAAATTGAAGAACCCAATGGGGAagatgagtcagctctttatcCATACCCCTTAGAAGACGATGATGGCGATGGTAGGTATGACTATGACCAGGGAGATACTAATGATGATGGCACTTATGGAATTCATGTGATTAGTAATGTCTTGgtggctaaaaccatggaataaGACTCCACTGAAGGATTTTACATTAAAGAGAACATAGTAGCTAAGAATAAAGccgtggaagatgaggtagtgattgaGAGAACTCCACAACAaatctttgagattcatgatgagaaggaagagtttgttccaacccttgatgagaaggttaccaatATTGACAACCCTATGCacacgacattcacagttggtattgattcagaggttgagcatatagagtttgttatgccattatgattctttgaagagaaagctccatgctttgaagactaccttccaaaagtctacaagcaaccTGAATTCTGCTTGGGAATGGTTACGGCTGCTATTCACTTGTTGTTCCCACCTTAtcactacaaaattcgaggacggattttttcaagatggggagagttgatgtagattcttcaccaaactagacttgttttattaggaataagcctagggttgggttgtatatgtgttgggccttcagtccatgtggtttggagtgtattgggccacttttttgggtctaaaagaggggctctaagattgagtacgagattgctagttagtttcctattttcattattttcctttttagttggatTTTGATGgggttagtttctaatttcagtacttcttatttcttagtttctatttccagttttagtaactaaaggactttttattttgtaagtttctattttcagttttagtaactaggtgaattttctaatttttagtttccttcagtttttggaaactaaagttagtttctattttatgtaacccccatcattattataaataaaggagaactCTCATTAGTAGAGCCACGATTTTAGTTTTGAAGAAAATATGCTGTTGCTGCCGCTGGTCTTTGTTGGGGCtattccttgtgtttgatcaatgAGGAAGggcttggtgtttgatccaagtgactccttgcggcatgaagtccaagagggttctacattttcttttctcttatttctcaaGTGTTTTACAAGCATTATTACTGTTCCACAGTCCAGGTATTTAGACATTTAATTCTTCTTagaaattcttaattttcatATTCGGTTTCTGTGGTTTGAAGCActtctggtttctggtttctggtttgGGTTATAATTTGGATCGAACCATTCACTCTTTGGAGGTTTCCTTCGATCCAAGTATGAggtcattttgacctaggttattGAAATATGAGTAATCTGATCCTATGTTAAATTCTGGTTTTTAAAAACCTAGTTTTCTACCTATCGACCTCTCATTGATCTGAGGAATCAGCCACTTGATGGGCTCAGCTTTTGGTCGATTGTTAGACCAAATTAGAGGAGGATTTGAACCTGATTTGATGATCATCAGACCAGAGATTTGGTTGATCTGACACTTTTTCCAATTCTGGCCTATTGTAATAATCTGCCCagatttcagatttgttttgGCTGATTTGTTTCAGTGACCTTTTGTTGACTGATAATAAGTTATTATTATATGTTTGATGCTGATTAATCCTATTTGTTAGCATAATTCTGTTCTCAGAAATTCCAGAATTCCGTGTTGATTATTTCTGAACTGCTGTCTACTGTGGATgaatattggttgttctttggtttaaaaatcttgcagtttgggtctagtttgacttgtAAAATCTAGTCCTACgttaagtggtatcaaagcagccGATCCTCGGCCCAACCCAAGGGCGGAAGGGGTGATCTGGTGCCAGAGTGAGAGCCGCTAGGAAATGGCTACCTGTCGCCAGGCAGAAACCCTGGAGCAGAAAGGGCTACTTGATCCGGAGTGGGCCGCCGTGGACGTCGGGTTCGGAAGCGTAGTGGTATATTACGATCCCATGTCAACTTATCGGGGTTGATCCCACATCAGTTTCCTATGGGAatattgatgtgggttgatatggtctccCTCacctctgataccacttaatgtaggactggATTTGATAATCAAATCAGACCCAAAattgcaggaacttttagactaGAGAACAACCAAAAAACCAGTCTCAAATATGTAGTAGATCAGACTTTAAACACAATCCAGAATTACTATTGATTTCAGTGAACAGTAACACATAATCGAAATAAATCAGCAATAGTCTAAAAACCAGAAATTTAATAACAATATAAGACCTCCATTAGGTTTAGATCCACAAATGCTAACAGTCCAGAAATTCACAACAACACAGAACAGAAATCAGAACTCACGTATGGGCAGATTTGACAATCGGCCAGAACTGAGTGAGTGGTCACTTCAGTAAGGTTCAGTGGCCAGAATGACCCCAAAATTGGGTCGATCTCCCCTCTGGATTTGGTCAACTTTCGATTAGAATatgtaatgtagactaggataggggtctaaccaagtctcagcttcaggatcttttaatctaagaacaaccataaccaacccaacaatataacagaaaatcaaaataatataaGATAGTCTAGCAAGCTATCGACTTCAATATGGCAGTACTAATCAGGTCAATCGATCTCAGTTTCAGAAATTCTGTAACTGAATAAACAGTAGGGAATATAGGACTGAAATCATCAACTAATGAAGTCAAATCAATAAGGAATAGTATCAGCAACCAATTAGCAACACCCAACAGAAATCGATTCgcaaatctgggcagaaattAGGATCAgccagaatagggagaaattcCTTCTATATGATCTTAACACTCGATCAAAAACAGAGAGCCATCGGATGGCTGGATCTTCAGAAAAGTATAGGGGCAgcaggagagaaacttgagatttgaagaaccagaaatcaaaagcagttcagatcccttacctgttttgaagaaccttgcaattaactatgaaaagaaagaaagaatagttgaagagacctcttgaaCTTCACGCTGCAAAGCGTtaattagatcaaacaccaattccttcagccttgatcaaacacaagacaactcttcataaAGAAGACAATAGgtacaaccattaatttttttatcaaaatcattctaggcttttaggagcctcttctttatttataatgttaatgggggagggaattataaaatagaaggttcctcaaaaaggaacccaaatattctcctaatacaatagttactaaaaactgaaattagaaattagttgaaaaaggaaactaactactaatgacttgactcaattaacaacttgactcccaaggaaacaaatataacttaaatcaaacccaactacaAATGAAACTaatggaaaaaggaaacttactagtaatcccgtactcaatcttagagtcCCCTTTTGGactcataaaagtggtctattacactcaaaacacatgggatcaaaggtctaacatgtatggaacccaaccctaggcttattcctaataaaacaagcctattttggtaattaatctgcatcaatgtCCGGAGTGACCAGGTGGTTAGATCTCCAACAACAGTGAAGTCGATAGGgaggaaaaacagagaaaaccaACCCAGAATTCTACAGAGAAGTTAGACCACTTACCTGAATTGCTGGAGAAGAGAATCCAATAAGAAGACCCAGATAATAATGAGACCCACCCGGACTTCTtgccgcagagtgtcgatcggatcacacaccaatgcctaacccttgatcaaacacaaggtaCAACCATGGAGAAAACCCAGCTGCAGCAGCatgaagccttttttttttagtcaaaaTCATTCTGTTTGGGTCTAGCttgacttgtcaaatctagtcctacattgaGTGGTATTCCTAGCTGCTCTCACTCTGGCACCAGGTCGCCCCTTCTGCACGTGGGTTGGGCCGAGGATCGGCTGTTCTGAtgccacttaatgtaggactagatttgacaagtcaaactagacccaaactacTAGAtatttaaaccaaagaacaaccaatattcATCCACAGTAGACAACAGTTCAAAAATAATCAACACAAAATTCTGGAATTTCTGAGAATAGAATTATGTTAACAAATAGGACTAACCAGCATCAAACATATAATAATAACTTATTATCAGTCAACAAAAGGTCACTGAAACAGATCAGCCAAAACAAATCTGGAATCTGGGCAGATTAAGACAATTGACCAGAATTAAGAAAAGCGTCAGAATAGCCAAATCTCTGGTCTGATGATCTTCAAATCAGGTTCGAATCCTCCTCTAATCTGGTCTAACAATTGACCAAAAGTTGAGCCCCATCAAGTGGCTGATTCCTCAGATCAATGAGAGGTCGATAGGTAGAAAATTGGGTTTCTAAAATCTAGAATTTAACATAGGATTAGAGTACTCACATTTCAATAACCTAGGTCAGAATGACCTCATACTTGGATCGAAGGAAGCTTCCAAAGAGTGAATGGTTCGATCCAAATTATAACCCAAACCAGAAGTGCTTCAAACCACAGAAACCGATTTTGAAAATTAAGAATTTATGGGCAGAATTAAATGTCTAAATACTTGGactgtggaatagtaataatgcTTGCAACACActtaagaaataagaaaaaagaaattgtagAAATCTCTTGAACTTCACGCTGTAAGGAGTCACCTAGATCAGACATCAGACCCTTCcttcttgatcaaacaaaaggaATAGCCCCAACAGAGATTAGTGGCAGCTGCAGCATATGTTCTTCAAAACTAAAATCGTGGctctactaatgagagctctcctttatttatagtaaTAATGGGGGttatataaaatagaaactaactttagtttccaaaaactgaaataggaaactaaaaattagaaactcacctagttactagaactgaaaatagaaacttacaaaatagaaagtcctttagttactaaaactggaaatagaaactaggaaataataagtattgaaattagaaactaactaaccCCATCAAAACCCAACTGAAAAGGGAACTAatgaaaataggaaactaattagtaatcccgtactcaatcttagagcccctcctTTAGACCCaaaaaagtggcccaatacactccaaaccacatggattgtaggcccaacacatatacaacacAACCCTAGGCTTagtcctaataaaacaagcctagtttggtgaagaatctgcatcaggaACTCTCCCATTTCTCGTGTGTGGGGGTTTCTTATGTGCTTTTGAAACACGTGCGCATCGAGCCGACGGTGGCAGAGGACGATGTTGGGGTTAGGGAGGGCTATCAAGAGGTACTTATCTTTTTGCACCTTTTGAGTTTTGAATATTAAATTCAAATATCTATATATGTGTATATACTCACCCATATGTGAAAGGAGACCATTCATAACGTACATATTTGTGTATCCATACGTGGACAGACACCTTTGTACGTGTACATGTAACACCCATACGTATGTATATACAGGGTATTGCCACTGAATAGTGGATTGATAcgattctctttctctctgtgtTACTGTGTTCTGAGAAATTATTCTCTGTAATGTGGTTTTTTCTGCTCTGTTATGTTCCTCTGTTTTGTCCCAATGCATCAAACCATACTTAGTGAGCCTAGCTAGCTTGTCTCCTCCAAAGGATCAACGTGTATGTACAGTCAGACTATGATCAgtggttgttttatcttagaggtAAAACGCAAATCACTCCAATTGTACCTCTGTAGGGGCCGCTTcagaccttaaggagagtatcttCTTCTGATACGACTCAACCTGTTTTGGTTTGTTGCCTTCAACATCAGTGCAGGACTGCTTCAACAGTTTGTCTTCTGCAATCCAGGAATACATCTCAACAGTGTGTCTTGTAACTCTCAACATTGGGTACTTATTTTCTAACATTGAGGTGTGAGTTTTTCTACCAAAATTAAAGGGAGATGAACGTTTGGAATTTTTTGTGCAAAGTGGCTGCCCTCAATATGCAAACCTGGGCATTTTCCCTGCCAGCCTGAACCTTTTACCAGTTTTTTAAGCCTGTATTACTTAATTCACTTATTATTtgcacccccccaaaaaaaaaatgttattattttttattttgttagcttCACAAAGGTACTCATTATACTTAATAACTCTGACCAAGTTAACTTACCTGGTATGCTAGATACGGCTTGGAACTATGGACCGGTTTGTCGTGTGCCAACATGTGGTATAATTTGACACCCCGTATTAAATTTGGGTAGGGAATATGTTGGGGTTTATGTATGGGTTATTGAAATCTAAGTTGGAAAAAAAGagcatatatataattattaatatcTATAGGCATTACTGATGTATGTTGATATTGTTAAGATATAAATAGAATTATAGAATAGGGAAATGGAATGAGATGGAATaagtaagaaaaaatatatctgTTCAAGGGATAAATATGTGAATCCTTCCCATATCTTCAAAAGATATGTGCTATCGGGTATTCATAAATACAGTTAGTAAGTATAATATGCAACTGTACTGCATACTTCATTGTGAATATGCAACTTCTACTACCATGCATCATCCCAATTGAGTGAACTGCCTACTTTATTTAACTGTGTTGTTCTGTTGGCTGTATTGTatattttctggttttgatGCTTTCTATAATATATAGATGTGTTTAATATCATGATTTGTGGCTTGTAACATGCATAAAGATCCCTCTAGTGCTGCTGCAACACAGGCTGAAAAGGAGGAGGTGGATGCACGCTCAATATATGTTGGTAATGTAAGTTCTACAATCCTTTTGCTCtgctcttttttgttttgggccTTGCATTATTTTTGTTTGTGGCGCTCATATATTTCTATGATACTGTTTTGTGACTAGTTATTAAGTTCTATGGATTGACCTAGATATTTGTGTTTCATGCCATACTTCTCTCTTGGCCTGTACCTGATACAAATATTTCATTGGGTTATGCCCTATCATTCTACACATATGATGCATTAGGTCAATTAGATTTTTTTACGAGAACTAGTTATTATCTGCTAACACAATTTAGTTGAGTGAGTGAGTGACTATTCATTTTTCTGCTGAATTTAAGTTTGATGCATGTCAATCTTAAAATGCAAATAttatcttaataaaaaaattttcgtaaagaaaaataaaattgtttttTAGCGAAACACACAAGGTCTATAATGTTTAACAGTTATGGTTCAAGATTGAAAAGAAGAGTTTGGAGCAAAAAACACGTTTCAATTCTTTGTGCAGTAATGCAGTATAAGtagatattttcttttcttgggtgTTAAAATTTGCCATTGACCTCAGCAGCTCTTAGTGCATAATTAGACATGCTTGTATCATATTTTAGATTTATATGGCATTGAAGTTAAAATTTCAATTGATTTATTGTGGAAGATACAGGCATGTTAATTCTGATAACTTATAAAATTAATAACTCGATTTTCCATGATGGTCTTTAAAATCACCAAACTGAATCCAAAGCATTGAGGCTTGAGACCTGGACTAGTCTTGTGGATTCCTTACCCTTATGAGATAGCCATCTTGTAGTGCTTTGGTGCGAGTCTTGTTTGtgtcttttcttttgatttggattttgaggGTGTCCCTTTGAGGTGGTGTTGTACTATTAATTGATTCTCTATGCTAATAGATCTTTATTAATTATCGAAAGATTCTTGTATCACAATGTACAATGAGATTCTCTCAATGTTTCTAGCATTGAAGTCTTTAGTGAATAGGGGTTTATGGCCAGATGGAATATTGACATGGCATATCTAGATAATTCTTCTGATGGGGACCAGCcattatttaaaagaaaatccaaataaTGACGATGCAGATCAAATTGATGGAAAATGATCTACTGGTGGAGGGTTTCAGATCTAAAATATCAGAGGAAGGTGGAGATTGATGGATAAACCTATGGCTATTTGCTAGCTGGTTCTTTGTTTTAGCAGTCAGCAATGGGAAGAAGATAGGGGAataaagaagggagaaaaaaaaaagttagggaagaaggagaactcagggccggggggggggggggggtgggaagaGTAGAGAAAAGAATGGAGAGAAGATTGTGGGGGGTAGGGGGAAGAGGAGAcaatttctttcaaaaaactaCTTAAATCCATACCTCAAATCGTTCCCTTTAGCTGTAGATCTACATTATAAAATCTCAAGGTTGgaactaaaaatagaaacaaagattGATCCAATCTCTCTATCGCAAACTGTATGGGAGGTTTCCTAAGCTGATCAAACAACCTAACCCAttaaggaaactgaaataagatGACTGGACATATCCGTAAACCTTTTCACAACactgaaataaaagaaatagaaatcctaAAGCTGTCCCACAATTAGGTTATAAGTTCCTAAAAACTTGGAATCTGGAACCGCAAGCTACCGATGGGCCCCACAAGACTTCTATTAACTAAAATATTATCGTCCGCTACTAGGATCATATTATTTCGTTCCTCCATGCCTACACCtaataaaatttaaatctaAGACCCAAATTGAAAGAAATCATATTAAAACACATTGGTGGTGTTCAACTTTCTAAATAAATAAGCTTTAATGGATGACTTTTCTGCATGGCAGACATCAAGATGTGTGTCCACTCGGGAAAGAGGGAGTTTAAGGAAACACATAGGTGGTACCGTGTCAGAATTGTATGGATGCAAGTTACCTAGCATGTTTGCTCAGCACAAACTATGAGTTTTAACAGTTGTTTGTGGTTAATCTAAGGCAAGTTATAGATCCACTCATAAGATTTGGTGTTCCTTTCACCAGAGATGGAGTGGGCACCCATCCAGTTGCATATATCCAAGCACCAGGTCTTTATCTGGTAGAGTTTGTGAAACATGAGCTTTTAGTGGGTAAGTTGGACTTGAACTTGCATCTCATGCATTAGCCATATGGATAGGGTTTTACTGGGATTGTTTTTGGATGTGGCTCAAAAGACTTTCCTGTTTTGATTTGTTATTGCATTTCAATgtgtttgttattttattttttgtggtttgttctttctctctcactctaTCTCTCTGTGTTGCAGTTCTCAACTGTTTCATGTGCTTTAGTTAATATTTCAGAGcttcatcatttttcttttgttaccaTGTCTTTTGGTATTGTTTTTGTTTGCATAGTCCTTTCCCCTGATGCAAGAGAATAGGATTCAGGGGTCCTAAAGCTCACTTTACATACACTCCTTCAAAGAGCAAAGAAGAGATAGTGTAGCTGGGTCATAATGCAGACATGAAAGAGTTATTTCTAGGAAACCTTGGTTCTCTGGATTCTGGCACTCCAAAGTGAAGGTCTGGGGGTGCAAAccttttgtcttttgtttaATAGAATTGATTTGACTGTACCATTTACAGATTTGGACTAGTTGGCAgacattttaattaaaaaatcagTAGTATGTATCATCTGTTGATATATATGCATGCCAGTCAAGAAGGGATCAACAATGCATTGTTTGGCAAATTTATCATTTTGGTCACTGAAGTCTAGCCCCTTGGTCAAGAGATTTGATAACGTTTTGAAAACAGATGGTAATCCAGAAGTTTGATTCTACTTGGCTtccagagaaagaaaaaacaagctTTCATGTATCTCAAACTGCTTTTCCTACATCCTACCTTTTCCTGATGTAGCCTTTTTTCTAATCTGAGGCTGGGTTGTGGATGTTAGATGGCTACTTTGCATATAAAGAAGTGTTAATATAATGTGATGGGGGAGATACTTCGTCTGCTTTCAGATGGTATGGTTTACAGTCTTCAGCTGTAAGAATGGATTGAAACCGGTTAGTCGGCATCCATGTAGATCATTTCTCACGAGTAACATTGAGAATCATGCTAAGGTGTTGTTTCTGTGGTTTTCTCAATAGGAAATGCATGCAATTGTGTTATCTTGTTATGTTTGTTGTTTTACATTCTGCTATTTGTTCTCTATCATTTCTTTATCCTAACTGGTTACATTGCATTTAAAAAAACCTAGGTTGACTATGCTTGTACTCCTGAGGAAGTCCAGCAGCATTTCCAGTCTTGTGGGACGGTGAACAGAGTCACAATTTTGACAGACAAGTTTGGTCAGCCGAAGGGATTTGCTTATGTTGAATTTGTCGAAATAGATGCAATTCAAAATGCTCTTCTCTTAAACGAGTCAGAGTTGCATGGACGACAGTTGAAGGTCAAAATTAAGTGAACGTAATTTGGCCTGTAATTTTGCTTATTTGAATATAGAGGGAATTTTTTTGATTGTTTTTCAGGTATCTGCCAAGC belongs to Macadamia integrifolia cultivar HAES 741 unplaced genomic scaffold, SCU_Mint_v3 scaffold750, whole genome shotgun sequence and includes:
- the LOC122069882 gene encoding polyadenylate-binding protein 2-like — translated: MHKDPSSAAATQAEKEEVDARSIYVGNVDYACTPEEVQQHFQSCGTVNRVTILTDKFGQPKGFAYVEFVEIDAIQNALLLNESELHGRQLKVSAKRTNVPGMKQYRGRRPNPYLGFRGRRPFMPGAPVFAPYGYGKVPRFRRPMRYRPYY